One window of the Dreissena polymorpha isolate Duluth1 chromosome 5, UMN_Dpol_1.0, whole genome shotgun sequence genome contains the following:
- the LOC127831255 gene encoding putative tyrosinase-like protein tyr-3: MRKRYQPQVIQKRSRVIIKEGTGVAVVEEEERVHRKKNLNPVGVDGRMLRCRSSECLGLQEGLEASYYYYYRKMVEDMIEHPSKTIPLVAYIDNKSVIEALSPSKLVDDTRLRVDIAAIRESMERNDVSDIKCFRKNPPVSGYRVRRDIRVLSVTERQKLFRAFNILCTTGVLALFGRIHGQQVLRKHHGASFLRWHRVFLAAVEEKLREIDPDVSLAYWDYTMNYLLPLPSDSVIWSSCFAGNGNGVVSEGPFRFMYGGFNELIRRDIARHGTCPPRLINKDDIDQLMRFCYYANITTGNPPNYYQQVNNLEVLHDGVHNWVGGDMSYVRHAP; the protein is encoded by the exons ATGAGGAAGCGCTACCAGCCGCAGGTTATACAAAAGCGAAGCCGGGTTATAATAAAAGAGGGAACTGGCGTGGCGGTCGTGGAGGAGGAAGAGAGGGTTCACAGAAAAAAGAATTTAAATCCAGTTGGGGTAGATGGTCGTATGCTTAGATGCAGATCAT CTGAATGCCTGGGTCTGCAGGAGGGACTAGAAGCTagttactattactattacagaAAGATGGTAGAGGATATGATCGAGCATCCGTCGAAAACAATTCCGCTGGTGGCATATATTGACAACAAAAGTGTTATAGAGGCTTTATCGCCTTCAAAGTTAGTGGACGACACAAGACTCAGAGTAGACATAGCAGCCATTCGAGAGTCGATGGAAAGGAACGACGTCAGTGATATAAAGTG TTTCAGGAAGAATCCGCCCGTTAGCGGCTACCGTGTGCGACGAGACATCCGAGTTCTCTCCGTCACGGAGCGACAGAAGCTCTTTCGGGCTTTTAACATTCTCTGCACG ACGGGCGTGCTAGCGCTGTTCGGCCGCATCCACGGACAACAGGTTCTCCGGAAACACCACGGGGCCAGCTTCCTTCGGTGGCATCGAGTCTTCTTAGCGGC GGTCGAGGAGAAGCTTCGTGAGATCGACCCGGATGTGTCGCTAGCGTATTGGGACTACACCATGAATTACCTCCTGCCACTTCCGTCGGACTCTGTCATCTGGAGCTCCTGCTTTGCCGGCAACGGCAATGGCGTGGTTAGTGAGGGTCCCTTCCGGTTTATGTACGGCGGCTTCAACGAGCTTATCAGGCGCGACATCGCGCGGCACGGAACCTGTCCGCCTCGGTTGATAAACAAGGACGATATTGACCAGCTAATGAGGTTTTGCTATTATGCG AATATAACGACCGGAAATCCGCCGAACTACTACCAGCAGGTTAACAATCTCGAGGTCCTACACGATGGTGTCCACAACTGGGTCGGCGGAGATATGTCTTACGTACGGCACGCGCCCTAA